From the Arthrobacter sp. PM3 genome, one window contains:
- a CDS encoding sarcosine oxidase subunit gamma, translated as MADTAALENSKKIQTLRKSPAAVLSAAFAAGSVAGVVELREVPFLTMAGLRANPAGDAGARLGALTGGLPTVSGEVRGSGDTAVLWLGPEEFLLVAPAEAHESLGGTLPGALVDALGDGEGQVVDLSANRTTFELSGPRARAVLEKGCALDLHPRVLKAGTALATEIGGIPAILWKTAEESYRIFPRASFAEFLGRWLLDAMREYASPEVP; from the coding sequence ATGGCTGACACCGCAGCACTCGAAAACTCCAAGAAGATCCAGACTCTCCGGAAGAGCCCGGCCGCCGTTCTGAGCGCGGCCTTCGCGGCCGGCTCCGTCGCCGGCGTCGTGGAACTGCGTGAGGTGCCGTTCCTGACCATGGCAGGGCTCCGGGCCAATCCGGCCGGCGACGCCGGGGCGCGGCTGGGTGCCCTCACCGGCGGCCTGCCCACGGTGTCCGGCGAGGTGCGCGGCAGCGGCGACACCGCGGTGCTGTGGCTGGGCCCGGAGGAATTCCTCCTCGTGGCACCCGCCGAGGCCCACGAAAGCCTGGGCGGAACCCTTCCCGGCGCGCTCGTCGATGCGCTCGGTGACGGCGAAGGCCAGGTGGTGGACCTCTCCGCCAACCGCACCACGTTCGAGCTCTCCGGCCCGCGGGCCCGGGCCGTGCTGGAAAAGGGCTGCGCCCTGGACCTGCACCCCCGCGTCCTCAAAGCAGGGACCGCGCTCGCCACCGAAATCGGCGGCATCCCGGCGATCCTGTGGAAGACCGCAGAGGAGAGCTACCGGATCTTCCCGCGGGCCTCGTTTGCGGAGTTCCTCGGCCGCTGGCTCCTGGACGCCATGCGGGAGTACGCCTCACCCGAGGTCCCCTGA
- a CDS encoding NYN domain-containing protein encodes MTEPLPQSRRPGIRAAMFVDFDNVYIGLQALDPAAAKRFAEDPKHWMDALADGGAGETSRRFLIRNCYLNPVVFSKYRTYWTRAGFRVIDCPSLTQRGKSSTDINLVLDAVDALSGTGNIDEFFVASADADFTSLVQRFRAADRMTTVIAAGAVAFAYREMADSVVESHDFVAILNGTGAEAGRPVRRGQPAAPFRTAPAASGAAATAAEEVRALVQSAPGPLTGALVAHRALTADPSLKTDWGGYGKFGSWVAQVGQGIEYAATPQPGWVWDATRFSPDDLPSPAEIRPAIEDQITRVTDIPALSSAQFRQVFLSMESTLRERPVNRSELARLVRDDCVAAGTAVSRAAVNFVIQGLGYANVQLNDEVTAPGLAAAWLKNVEELCRVALIEFDDAERLALRRWAGGGLLEPGPDGDGDL; translated from the coding sequence ATGACCGAACCTCTCCCCCAGTCCCGAAGGCCCGGCATCCGTGCCGCAATGTTCGTTGACTTCGACAACGTCTATATAGGCCTGCAGGCGCTGGACCCGGCGGCGGCCAAGAGGTTCGCCGAGGATCCCAAGCACTGGATGGACGCTCTGGCCGACGGCGGGGCCGGGGAAACCTCCCGGCGGTTCCTCATCCGCAACTGCTACCTGAACCCGGTGGTCTTCTCCAAGTACCGGACGTACTGGACCAGGGCAGGGTTCCGCGTGATCGACTGCCCGTCCCTGACCCAGCGCGGCAAGAGCAGCACGGACATCAACCTGGTCCTGGACGCCGTCGACGCGCTCTCCGGGACCGGGAACATCGACGAGTTTTTCGTCGCCTCCGCCGACGCGGACTTCACGTCCCTCGTTCAGCGGTTCCGGGCCGCGGACCGCATGACCACCGTGATCGCCGCCGGCGCCGTGGCCTTCGCCTATCGCGAGATGGCCGACAGCGTGGTGGAATCCCATGACTTCGTGGCGATCCTCAACGGAACCGGTGCCGAGGCCGGCCGGCCGGTGCGGCGCGGCCAGCCCGCAGCCCCGTTCAGGACCGCCCCGGCCGCCTCCGGAGCGGCGGCCACGGCTGCCGAGGAAGTCCGCGCCCTGGTGCAGTCCGCACCGGGCCCGCTCACCGGTGCCCTTGTGGCGCACCGGGCGCTCACGGCGGACCCGTCCCTCAAGACCGACTGGGGCGGCTACGGCAAGTTCGGCTCCTGGGTTGCGCAGGTCGGCCAGGGCATCGAATACGCGGCCACGCCACAGCCCGGCTGGGTGTGGGACGCCACCCGGTTCTCGCCGGATGACCTGCCGTCGCCGGCGGAGATCCGCCCGGCGATCGAGGATCAGATCACGCGCGTGACCGACATTCCCGCACTGTCCTCCGCCCAGTTCCGGCAGGTTTTCCTGTCGATGGAGTCGACGCTCCGCGAACGCCCGGTCAACCGCAGTGAACTGGCGCGCCTGGTCCGGGACGACTGCGTCGCGGCTGGAACCGCGGTGTCCCGGGCCGCCGTGAACTTCGTCATCCAGGGCCTGGGGTACGCGAATGTCCAGCTCAACGACGAGGTCACGGCCCCGGGCCTGGCGGCCGCGTGGCTGAAGAACGTGGAGGAACTCTGCCGGGTGGCCCTCATCGAATTCGACGACGCCGAACGGCTCGCCTTGCGGCGGTGGGCAGGCGGCGGCCTCCTGGAGCCGGGCCCGGACGGCGACGGCGACCTGTAA
- a CDS encoding L-serine ammonia-lyase → MALSALDLFSVGIGPSSSHTVGPMRAAKLFADGLKAGGQLSSTTRVQAELFGSLGATGRGHGSDKAVVLGLQGLDPETVDTATADDQVAAAALDAELRLGGDHRVDFNWDEDVVLHRRKSLPAHPNGMTFRALDHTGAVLQERSYYSVGGGFVVDGDASGTDRVVEDSTVLPYPFTTADELLAICRREDMSISDVMLANEGAWRSEAETREKLLALWAVMRQCVENGCSAEGILPGGLNVTRRAPSLFRTLAASAASAQAAAAAASPAQVPADPLLAMEWVNLFALAVNEENAAGGRIVTAPTNGAAGIVPAVLHYYVKFVPGANDDGVVRFLLAAAAVGILFKINASISGAEVGCQGEVGSACSMAAAGLCEVLGGTPEQVENAAEVGIEHNLGLTCDPVGGLVQIPCIERNAIASVKAINAARLALHGDGSHKVSLDKAIKTMRETGADMKSKYKETSRGGLAVNVIEC, encoded by the coding sequence ATGGCGCTCAGCGCCCTGGACCTGTTTTCTGTTGGCATCGGGCCGTCCTCATCCCACACGGTCGGCCCGATGCGGGCAGCAAAACTGTTCGCCGACGGGCTCAAAGCCGGCGGACAGCTCAGTTCCACCACCCGGGTCCAGGCCGAATTGTTCGGCTCCCTCGGCGCCACCGGACGGGGCCACGGCTCGGACAAAGCCGTGGTCCTGGGGCTCCAGGGCCTCGACCCGGAGACCGTGGACACCGCAACCGCCGATGACCAGGTGGCGGCCGCGGCCCTCGACGCCGAGCTCCGGCTTGGCGGGGACCACCGCGTCGACTTCAACTGGGACGAGGACGTGGTCCTGCACCGCCGCAAGTCACTGCCCGCCCACCCCAACGGCATGACCTTCCGGGCGCTGGACCACACCGGCGCCGTGCTCCAGGAGCGCAGCTACTACTCGGTCGGCGGCGGCTTCGTGGTGGACGGCGACGCCTCCGGCACCGACCGGGTGGTGGAGGACTCCACCGTCCTGCCGTACCCCTTCACCACCGCGGACGAACTCCTGGCCATCTGCCGCCGCGAGGACATGTCGATCTCCGATGTCATGCTCGCCAACGAGGGAGCGTGGCGCAGCGAAGCGGAGACCCGGGAGAAGCTCCTGGCCCTCTGGGCCGTGATGCGCCAGTGCGTGGAGAACGGCTGCTCCGCCGAGGGCATCCTGCCGGGCGGGCTCAACGTCACCCGGCGCGCCCCGTCCCTGTTCCGGACGCTGGCGGCGTCCGCCGCGTCCGCCCAGGCCGCGGCGGCCGCCGCCTCGCCCGCCCAGGTGCCCGCCGATCCGCTGCTGGCCATGGAATGGGTGAACCTGTTCGCCCTGGCGGTCAACGAGGAAAACGCCGCCGGCGGCCGCATCGTCACGGCGCCCACCAACGGCGCCGCCGGGATCGTCCCCGCCGTGCTGCACTACTACGTCAAGTTTGTCCCGGGAGCCAACGACGACGGCGTCGTCCGGTTTCTCCTGGCGGCCGCCGCCGTCGGCATCCTCTTCAAGATCAACGCCTCCATCTCCGGGGCCGAGGTCGGGTGCCAGGGGGAAGTCGGCTCGGCCTGCTCCATGGCCGCCGCCGGGCTCTGCGAAGTCCTGGGCGGAACCCCGGAACAGGTGGAAAACGCCGCCGAAGTGGGCATCGAACACAACCTCGGCCTGACCTGCGACCCCGTGGGCGGCCTGGTGCAGATCCCCTGCATCGAACGGAACGCCATCGCCAGCGTGAAGGCCATCAACGCCGCCCGGCTGGCTCTGCACGGCGACGGCAGCCACAAAGTATCACTGGACAAGGCCATCAAAACCATGCGCGAGACAGGAGCGGACATGAAGAGCAAGTACAAGGAGACGTCCCGAGGGGGACTCGCCGTGAATGTGATCGAGTGCTGA
- a CDS encoding C2 family cysteine protease, whose protein sequence is MKRAAFKSTKFWAIGIPSLIAVAVVVGIGLVILYRTTVGPNQGPAASAPPGSNPAAGRATYQAVPDQVLFALKTDGTPNISGDLSNIAQGDAGDCYFLAALMTVAAREPDTIQNLVHANGDGTYTMSFHSKYNGVPDPVQVTVNGDLPYRHGEPFENGIEKIGGKNVSWAAIIEKGWAAANGNSYKNIDGTDLSNAQDHDVHNALYAITGKVGVDRNPGGPMTDVSFEQMQQDFTNGLITLGTSNSDGRLDSDHSYAVLDVNASDHSVVVGNPQGGQSTLSFAAFESTNINQYIAIPTYP, encoded by the coding sequence ATGAAGCGTGCAGCATTCAAGTCAACTAAATTCTGGGCCATCGGCATTCCGTCGCTGATTGCCGTGGCAGTGGTCGTGGGAATCGGTCTCGTTATCCTGTACAGGACGACCGTTGGGCCGAACCAGGGTCCCGCTGCGTCGGCGCCTCCCGGATCGAACCCGGCGGCAGGCCGCGCGACCTACCAGGCCGTGCCGGATCAGGTGCTGTTTGCGCTCAAAACCGACGGGACGCCCAACATTTCCGGCGACCTGTCCAACATCGCCCAGGGCGACGCCGGGGACTGCTACTTCCTGGCGGCCCTGATGACCGTGGCCGCGCGGGAGCCCGACACCATTCAAAACCTGGTTCATGCCAACGGCGACGGAACGTACACCATGTCCTTCCACAGCAAGTACAACGGCGTGCCCGATCCCGTGCAGGTGACCGTCAACGGTGACCTGCCCTACCGCCACGGCGAACCCTTCGAAAACGGCATCGAAAAGATCGGCGGCAAGAACGTCTCGTGGGCGGCGATCATCGAGAAGGGATGGGCGGCTGCGAACGGCAACAGCTACAAGAACATCGACGGCACCGACCTCAGCAACGCCCAGGACCACGACGTGCACAACGCCCTCTATGCCATCACCGGCAAGGTGGGCGTGGACCGCAACCCCGGCGGTCCCATGACGGACGTGAGCTTTGAGCAGATGCAGCAGGATTTCACGAACGGCCTCATCACGCTGGGAACCTCAAACTCCGACGGCCGGCTGGACTCCGACCACTCTTACGCCGTGCTGGACGTGAACGCGTCGGACCACAGCGTGGTGGTCGGCAATCCGCAGGGCGGCCAATCCACGCTCTCCTTCGCTGCCTTCGAGTCCACCAACATCAACCAGTACATCGCGATCCCCACGTATCCCTGA
- the purU gene encoding formyltetrahydrofolate deformylase has translation MTDTQTERPAVVPATTVAHVLTLDCPESPGIVHAVSGFLLEHGCDIIENKQFDSQLDHHFFMRVHFGSAGDETTIDALREAFEPVAERYGMRWELHRHGTKRRVLIMVSKFEHCLNDLLFRARVGELPAEIVGVVSNHPDHRRTVEWHGIPFFHIPVTADTKPAAEERLLDLVDRLDVELVVLARYMQVLSDDLTRRLDGRAINIHHSFLPSFKGAKPYHQAYARGVKTVGATAHYVNAELDEGPIIAQQVVEVDHTYGPDDLVAAGRDTECKALSNAVRWHCEGRVILHGNRTVVLR, from the coding sequence ATGACTGACACCCAGACTGAACGCCCCGCCGTCGTGCCCGCGACCACCGTTGCGCACGTCCTGACGCTCGACTGCCCCGAATCCCCGGGGATCGTGCACGCCGTGTCCGGCTTCCTGTTGGAGCACGGCTGCGACATCATCGAGAACAAGCAGTTCGACTCCCAACTGGACCACCACTTCTTCATGCGGGTCCACTTCGGCTCCGCCGGGGACGAGACCACGATCGACGCGCTGCGGGAGGCCTTCGAACCCGTCGCCGAGAGGTACGGCATGCGCTGGGAGCTCCACCGGCACGGGACCAAACGCCGGGTCCTGATCATGGTGTCCAAGTTTGAGCACTGCCTGAACGATCTCCTGTTCCGGGCCCGCGTTGGCGAACTGCCGGCCGAAATCGTCGGCGTCGTGTCCAACCACCCCGATCACCGCCGCACCGTTGAATGGCACGGCATCCCGTTCTTCCACATTCCCGTCACCGCGGACACCAAGCCGGCCGCCGAGGAACGCCTCCTGGACCTCGTGGACCGGCTGGACGTCGAACTGGTGGTGCTGGCCCGCTACATGCAGGTCCTCAGCGATGACCTCACCCGGAGGCTGGACGGCCGGGCCATCAATATCCACCACTCGTTCCTGCCCAGCTTCAAGGGCGCGAAGCCGTACCACCAGGCCTACGCCCGCGGCGTCAAGACCGTCGGCGCCACGGCGCACTACGTCAACGCGGAGCTCGATGAGGGGCCGATCATCGCCCAGCAGGTGGTGGAAGTGGACCACACTTACGGGCCGGACGACCTCGTCGCCGCCGGACGCGACACCGAGTGCAAGGCCCTCTCCAACGCCGTCCGCTGGCACTGCGAGGGGCGCGTCATCCTGCACGGCAACCGGACGGTGGTGCTGCGCTAG
- a CDS encoding ATP-binding protein: MTVAEIQVDQRVIGIDSRRFASVEKALVELITNSDDSYARLERAGASAAGRIRVGYERHLAGAVLTVSDQAEGMSFEQAGRILSYGGAHSPLSRGEGTGRGYFGRGLKQAIFGLGHGWIETIKDGRFTRIDVFRGENGGYLYDDDGADRRAFPADYARLGIAAGDGAGNDAGHGTRVTIVVDNPHVTITQHATLLQSLSDNIYLRDVLDRRAVELVHGRPGAEDYGSEGIRFREPPAAVLIGPDQPGSFSFEGQEFPFTVTLKRARDVELTLKGDERTAGLVVESGMAVLDCQLFEYENQVGTEYLFGTVRCAALTDMLGRGKAIISDEREGLNLKDPFVAAFSRAVSRMIAGAVQAEKDKLTHLERATTSGRTAEMIERLLQHMSEAAVVDLGLETAPPRWDGDGSPAAGTQPAALRFTTPFYYRPPGHSFHVALLLDPAQLPDAGTLTFDVTLSGSLRIDPAPMPIPVSSLGDTRRIEWTLTGERAGDHGEITVRAGDYWALCEIVIADHASRRSVDQPPHHAIAAPAAVGAAAQHPAHREVRRPSRDHGVDLFTGYDFRNLHNSADRAVYSAAERKVIINTGAPTVQLYVDGRGRFRDSARLLLAELFLDVISDELARRRAEQRGHAGDLAAFQAAKRDIIRRYGSDIHRTFLG, translated from the coding sequence ATGACGGTTGCCGAGATCCAGGTGGACCAGCGGGTGATCGGGATCGACTCCCGGCGCTTCGCCTCGGTCGAAAAAGCGCTCGTGGAGTTGATCACCAACAGTGACGACAGCTACGCCCGGCTCGAGAGGGCCGGCGCCTCCGCGGCCGGACGGATCCGCGTCGGCTACGAGCGCCACCTCGCCGGGGCGGTGCTGACAGTCAGCGACCAGGCGGAGGGCATGTCCTTCGAACAGGCGGGCCGCATCCTCAGCTACGGCGGCGCGCACAGCCCGCTGTCCCGCGGCGAGGGCACCGGCCGCGGGTACTTCGGCCGCGGCCTCAAGCAGGCCATCTTCGGGCTGGGGCACGGCTGGATCGAGACCATCAAGGACGGCCGATTCACCCGCATCGACGTCTTCCGCGGAGAAAACGGCGGCTACCTGTACGACGACGACGGCGCGGACCGCCGTGCCTTCCCCGCGGACTACGCCCGGCTGGGGATCGCCGCCGGCGACGGAGCCGGGAACGACGCCGGCCACGGCACCCGGGTGACGATCGTCGTCGACAACCCGCACGTGACAATCACCCAGCACGCCACGCTGCTGCAGTCACTCTCGGACAACATCTATCTGCGGGACGTGCTGGACCGGCGGGCGGTGGAGCTGGTGCACGGCCGCCCCGGTGCGGAGGACTACGGCAGCGAGGGCATCCGGTTCCGCGAGCCCCCGGCCGCGGTGCTGATCGGTCCGGACCAGCCGGGCAGCTTCAGCTTCGAGGGCCAGGAGTTTCCCTTCACCGTCACGCTCAAGCGGGCCCGGGACGTGGAACTTACCCTCAAGGGCGACGAACGCACCGCCGGCCTGGTCGTCGAATCCGGCATGGCGGTGCTCGACTGCCAGTTGTTCGAGTACGAGAACCAGGTGGGCACCGAATACCTGTTCGGCACCGTGCGCTGCGCCGCGCTGACCGACATGCTGGGCCGGGGCAAGGCGATCATCAGCGACGAGCGGGAGGGCCTGAACCTCAAGGACCCGTTCGTCGCGGCCTTCTCCCGCGCTGTCAGCCGGATGATCGCCGGCGCCGTGCAGGCCGAGAAGGACAAACTCACGCACCTCGAACGCGCCACCACGTCGGGGCGCACCGCCGAGATGATCGAACGCCTGCTGCAGCATATGAGCGAGGCGGCCGTCGTCGATCTGGGCCTGGAGACGGCGCCGCCGCGCTGGGACGGGGACGGCTCGCCGGCCGCCGGGACGCAGCCCGCGGCGCTGCGGTTCACCACGCCGTTCTACTACCGGCCGCCGGGGCATTCGTTCCATGTCGCGCTGCTGCTGGATCCGGCCCAGTTGCCCGACGCCGGGACGCTCACCTTTGACGTCACGCTGTCCGGCTCGCTGCGGATCGATCCGGCCCCAATGCCGATCCCTGTTAGCTCACTTGGGGACACCCGGAGAATCGAGTGGACCTTGACGGGGGAGCGGGCCGGCGACCACGGCGAGATCACCGTCCGGGCCGGCGACTACTGGGCGCTGTGTGAAATCGTCATCGCCGACCACGCCTCCCGCCGCAGCGTGGACCAGCCGCCGCACCACGCCATCGCCGCCCCTGCCGCCGTCGGGGCCGCGGCGCAGCATCCCGCGCACCGCGAGGTCCGCCGCCCGAGCCGGGATCACGGCGTCGACCTCTTCACCGGTTACGACTTCCGAAACCTGCACAACAGCGCGGACCGCGCCGTCTACAGCGCCGCGGAGCGCAAGGTCATCATCAACACCGGCGCCCCGACGGTCCAGCTGTATGTCGACGGACGCGGCCGCTTCCGGGATTCCGCCCGGCTCCTGCTGGCCGAGCTGTTCCTCGACGTGATCTCCGATGAACTGGCGCGGCGCCGTGCCGAGCAGCGCGGCCATGCGGGCGACCTCGCAGCGTTCCAGGCCGCCAAGCGGGACATCATCCGGCGCTACGGCAGCGACATCCACCGCACGTTCCTGGGGTGA
- a CDS encoding sarcosine oxidase subunit alpha family protein, translating to MTAQQPARLGAGGRIDRSVTWRFTLDGREYTGHPGDTLASALLANGRHQVGNSLYEDRPRGIMSAGVEESNALVKIAARFPGHVAESMIPATTVTLVDGLSAELLSGLGKLDPAEDRAEYDKKYVHTDVLVVGGGPAGLAAAREAVRTGARVILIDDQPELGGSLLSGSTAPELADSIEGKPALDWVADVEAELISAAECTVLNRTSAFGSYDSNYVIAVQNRTDHLSTPAAPGVSRQRIWHIRAAQVVLAPGAHERPLVFENNDRPGIMLASAVRSYLNRYAVAAGSRVVISTTNDSAYALAADLRAAGIGVAAVVDARPQLSAVAAATAETGTRVLIGSAVVNTTGAERIDGVTVRSINDAGDLTSGIENIACDLLAVSGGWSPVVHLHSQRQGKLRWDDDLAAFVPASIVPNQQVAGSGRGSFELADCLAEGISAGAAAAIAAGFASTIEPATPEAPRAAAPTRQLWLVPGQEGTPGEWHHHFVDFQRDQTVADVLRSTGAGMRSVEHVKRYTSISTANDQGKTSGVNAIGVIAAALKQAGAPAGATPGIGEIGTTAYRAPFTPVAFAALAGRQRGELFDPARLTSIHPWHVAQGALFEDVGQWKRPWYYPQNGEDMDTAVLRECAAVRDSVGFMDATTLGKIEIRGKDAGEFLNRIYTNAFKKLAPGSARYGVMCTPDGMIFDDGVTLRLDEDRFFMTTTTGGAAKVLDWLEEWLQTEWPELDVHCTSVTEQWSTIAVVGPKSRAVIAKLAPELAADGGLDAEAFPFMTFRETTLASGVQARICRISFSGELAYEINVPSWYGLNTWESVAAAGAEFNITPYGTETMHVLRAEKGYPIVGQDTDGTVTPQDAGMDWVVSKVKDFIGKRSYTRTDAARTDRKHLVSVLPVDGTIRLPEGTQLVEQGITVNPAYGPVPMQGFVTSSYHSAALGRSFALALIKNGRNRIGETLVAAAGDELVDVVVAETVLFDSEGTRKDG from the coding sequence ATGACCGCTCAGCAGCCCGCGCGCCTTGGCGCCGGCGGACGCATTGACCGCAGCGTCACGTGGCGCTTCACCCTGGACGGCCGCGAATACACGGGCCACCCGGGCGACACCCTCGCCTCCGCCCTGCTGGCCAACGGCCGGCACCAGGTGGGCAACTCCCTCTACGAGGACCGGCCGCGCGGCATCATGTCGGCCGGCGTCGAGGAATCCAACGCCCTGGTCAAGATCGCCGCCCGGTTCCCGGGCCACGTGGCGGAGTCCATGATTCCGGCCACCACGGTGACCCTCGTGGACGGCCTCAGCGCCGAACTGCTCAGCGGACTGGGCAAGCTGGACCCGGCCGAGGACCGCGCCGAGTACGACAAGAAGTACGTCCACACCGACGTCCTGGTGGTCGGCGGCGGCCCGGCAGGCCTGGCCGCCGCCCGCGAAGCCGTCCGCACCGGCGCCCGCGTCATCCTGATCGATGACCAGCCCGAGCTCGGCGGCTCCCTGCTCTCCGGTTCCACCGCCCCGGAGCTTGCCGACAGCATCGAAGGCAAGCCTGCCCTGGACTGGGTGGCCGATGTCGAGGCCGAACTGATCTCCGCGGCCGAATGCACCGTGCTGAACCGCACGAGCGCCTTCGGCTCCTACGACTCCAACTACGTCATCGCGGTGCAGAACCGGACCGACCACCTGTCCACCCCGGCCGCCCCCGGTGTCTCCCGGCAGCGGATCTGGCACATCCGGGCCGCCCAGGTGGTCCTTGCCCCCGGCGCCCACGAACGCCCCCTGGTCTTCGAGAACAACGACCGCCCCGGCATCATGCTCGCTTCCGCCGTCCGCAGCTACCTTAACCGCTACGCCGTCGCCGCCGGTTCCCGCGTGGTCATCAGCACCACGAACGACAGCGCCTACGCCCTGGCCGCGGACCTCCGCGCCGCCGGCATTGGCGTCGCAGCCGTCGTCGATGCCCGCCCGCAGCTGAGCGCCGTGGCGGCCGCGACGGCGGAGACCGGCACCCGGGTGCTGATCGGCAGCGCCGTCGTCAACACCACCGGCGCCGAACGCATCGACGGCGTCACCGTCCGCAGCATCAACGACGCCGGCGACCTCACCTCGGGCATCGAAAACATCGCCTGCGACCTGCTGGCGGTCTCCGGCGGCTGGTCACCGGTGGTCCACCTGCACTCCCAGCGGCAGGGCAAGCTGCGCTGGGATGACGACCTGGCAGCATTCGTGCCCGCCAGCATCGTCCCCAACCAGCAGGTGGCCGGCTCCGGCCGCGGCAGCTTCGAGCTCGCCGACTGCCTCGCCGAAGGCATCTCCGCCGGTGCCGCGGCGGCCATCGCCGCCGGCTTCGCCTCCACCATCGAGCCGGCCACCCCGGAAGCGCCGCGCGCCGCCGCCCCGACCCGCCAGCTCTGGCTGGTCCCCGGCCAGGAGGGCACCCCGGGGGAGTGGCACCACCACTTCGTCGACTTCCAGCGCGACCAGACCGTCGCCGACGTCCTGCGCTCCACCGGTGCCGGCATGCGCTCGGTGGAACACGTCAAGCGCTACACCTCGATCAGCACCGCCAACGACCAGGGCAAGACCTCCGGGGTGAACGCGATCGGCGTGATCGCCGCCGCCCTCAAGCAGGCCGGCGCACCCGCCGGCGCCACACCGGGCATCGGGGAAATCGGGACCACCGCGTACCGCGCTCCCTTCACCCCCGTGGCGTTCGCCGCACTCGCCGGCCGCCAGCGCGGGGAGCTCTTCGACCCGGCCCGCCTGACCTCCATCCACCCCTGGCACGTCGCCCAGGGCGCCCTCTTCGAGGACGTCGGTCAGTGGAAGCGCCCCTGGTACTACCCCCAGAACGGCGAGGACATGGACACCGCGGTCCTGCGCGAATGCGCCGCCGTCCGCGACTCCGTGGGCTTCATGGACGCCACCACCCTGGGCAAGATCGAGATCCGCGGCAAGGACGCGGGCGAGTTCCTGAACCGCATCTACACCAACGCGTTCAAGAAGCTCGCCCCCGGTTCGGCCCGCTACGGCGTCATGTGCACCCCCGACGGGATGATTTTCGACGACGGCGTCACCCTGCGCCTCGACGAGGACCGGTTCTTCATGACCACCACCACCGGCGGCGCCGCGAAGGTGCTGGACTGGCTGGAGGAATGGCTGCAGACCGAATGGCCCGAACTGGATGTGCACTGCACCTCCGTCACGGAGCAGTGGTCCACGATCGCCGTCGTCGGACCCAAGTCACGCGCCGTGATCGCCAAACTCGCCCCCGAGCTGGCGGCCGATGGCGGCCTCGACGCCGAAGCCTTCCCGTTCATGACCTTCCGGGAAACCACGCTGGCCTCCGGCGTGCAGGCCCGGATCTGCCGGATCTCGTTCTCCGGCGAGCTCGCCTACGAAATCAACGTCCCGTCCTGGTATGGGCTGAACACCTGGGAGTCCGTGGCCGCGGCCGGGGCCGAGTTCAACATCACCCCGTACGGCACCGAAACCATGCACGTGCTCCGGGCCGAGAAGGGCTACCCGATCGTCGGCCAGGACACCGACGGGACCGTCACCCCGCAGGATGCCGGCATGGACTGGGTGGTCTCCAAGGTCAAGGACTTCATCGGCAAACGCTCCTACACCCGCACGGACGCCGCCCGCACCGACCGGAAGCACCTGGTCAGCGTCCTGCCGGTCGACGGGACCATCCGGCTGCCGGAAGGCACCCAGCTCGTGGAACAGGGCATCACCGTCAACCCCGCCTACGGACCCGTCCCGATGCAGGGCTTCGTCACCTCCAGCTACCACAGCGCCGCCCTGGGCCGCTCCTTCGCCCTGGCCCTGATCAAGAACGGCCGCAACCGGATCGGCGAAACCCTGGTGGCTGCCGCCGGCGACGAGCTCGTGGACGTCGTGGTCGCAGAAACCGTACTTTTTGACTCTGAAGGGACCCGCAAAGATGGCTGA